GAAGACTTCGAGATTGATGGACCAAATAAAATCTACCTTGTTGAACAATGAATTAGTCTTTTACCTGACTCAGTAATGGAATCAAAAATAGACCTATGAATTAGTATAGTGAGTCTTTAGAGTTCTACTGAATCAGGACCCTCAGATGCATACGCATCATAGACTATATACTGTATTCTAACAGACTCACACATATAATGGCTTTTCTAAATAGTTAGCTATAAGTCACAAATTATAAAACTTAGAGAGTCATGAAGTATGAAAAGGACTGTTGATTCCTAAATGCCTTTTGACCCATGTCCatattcatggaaaacacagccATTAACATATCACTTTCAAGCAAAAGGTATCTCTGTAGTTAGTAACTTATGGTTCTAATACCAGTAGAATAATTAGAAATACCTGTATCTCTCCTCTTGCAGGGTCTGGGAAATAAAACCGTATTCTCTCTTAAACTGCACCTTCAGTGCCTCGATGTCCTCGGCCAGCTGTGCCTGGGTGTCCTTGATCTCCCTCAGTTCCTCCAAGATCATGGTGAGTTTCCCCTGGCTGTCCAGCATGCTGGCCCCGCCAGCCCCAAAGGACTGGTTCCCATTACTGTCAGCAGAGCCTGACGTGCCGCTTGAACACTCGTCATCGCTGCCATATTTGGGTTTGTTCACAATGGTGGCGCTGCCCCCGTAGGCCCTTGCACTTGCCTCGGGCCTAAACTCCTCTAAGGAGTTTTTCAAGTGAGCGATGTTGTCAGCGCTGCCAAACTTATTCCGGATCAAGTTGGCAAACTCTCTGGATTTATTGAAAACAAACACAGGTGGAGTGAGGGATACCCCTGGCATGCCCGACTTACTACTCTCCATGCTGTGGGGAGCAGTTCGAGATTTCATGTGGGCATCTTTCAGAGAGGGCTGCATGTCCTTCAGGTTGTCTTTGGAAATGTCCTTTGAGCTTCTGGAGGCTCCATTTTGTTCGATCTCCCTGAGCTTTCTGTGATATTGCTCTAACTTCTTCTGCAGCTGGGCAATGGAGTGTGCTGATTTCTGATTCTTCTTCTCAAAAACCTGTTTGATACGTCCAGCCTGCTGCTTGTCTGCACTGTTAACTAGTTTCAGATACTCTGCAACATTCCCATCGCGAGAGGTTTGCTCGATTTTTATCTGCTCTgttacctttaaaattttttgcttCAGGCTGTCTGCAGCGAGTTTGACCTTGTGAAAGTCCAGGATGCCATCTGGTACGTCAAAGTTGAGGTTGGTGTCTGAACCCCCTCGGCGTATGTTCAGGGGCAGGCTTAGGGTATTCATGTCATGACGTTCTACctgaaaaaggcaggaaagagatattttaaattttcaaatcAGAGAGACTTACTGTGATAATACGTGCGTACACATATACTTTAAGTCCTAGATTTCCAAACTGCCAAGTGTTCACAGGATAAAAACTTCCCACTATCCTCTCAAGTTCAATGCTGGACAGCCCAATTCTTTTCTACATCCGTGAACACTGACTGTGAGATTCAgatctcccaaaaaaaaaaaccaaacccgctgccatcaagtcgattccgactcataatgaccctatagggcagagtagaactgccccatagagtttccgaggagtgcctggcggattccaactgctgacattttggttagcagctgaagcatttaaccactacgccacgagggtttcctcagGTCTCCCAGGGTACCCAATTTTCTGTCTAATTAGATGATAACTCTTGGTTCCCAGGGTAGAAAATGCGGAATACAAGGAGGTCACCAGTAAgtcactgttttccaaagtgcccAGGTAACCAGGATGCCTGCCATAGCCCATTCACTGAGTTTCACCAACCTGGGAAAGGCATCCAATTCAGAATTCAATTGTTTAACAGAGGGAGAATGggggcaaaaagaaaaaggaaaaaagaaaagtgaagttCCTGCAGGTGCATACATCAACACTAGAAAATTATTTCCTTAACAGAATCATTAAACAGACATGATTGAATAAAAGGTGCAGGATTAATTTTAATGATTAATACAACCATAATATTTAGAAATGAAAACAACTCCAAACCACAATCACAGTAATTCTTTCTGTTAAATAACGATAATATTAAGACCATGTGAAAAAGCTGTCTCATTCATGGGCCACTTAGGGAAAAGAACTGCAAAGTGACAATGTATGTCCTGGGAAGGGGGTGGCTGGCTTATGCTTTAAGGGGGGAAGGCACTCTGTGTGTCAGGCCCTACTGAGGCTTCATGTAGGTCATCTTGTTTGACCTTCACTACCATGCCAGAGCccttggtggcatgatggttaagcacttggctgctacccgaaaggttggtagtcaaaaccactagccactctgtggggagaaaagacccagcgatctgctctcataaagattacagcctaggaaaccctatgaggtagttctactctgtcctatagtgttgctgagtcggagttgactcaatggcactcacCACCACCACACCAGGCAAAGGATGTGATATGTCCATGTAACGTGTAGAAACTAGGTGtaaagagccaggatttgaatctaaGTCACCCTAACTCTGGGCCCTTTCCACATCAGGACCTCTACTATTAGTGTTCTCAGAAGACTAGAAACAGGTCTTTGGAGAATCTGAAAACAATCTCCAAAGATTCATGAAGTCTACACTGAAGCACAATATTCGGCACAAGTTACCTTTGTTTTTAGGCACTAGTAGGCTGACACAGTAAAAAGTTAGTAAGATATTAAAACGCCTCACACTTAATGAGTGAGCCAAACTTGAATGTGGACCAACAATAAGTGAAAAATCCCACCGGTACAGTAGGATACAACCCCAGGTCGGTGGGTCAGGTCTCCTTCACAACTTCAAGTTTGTTACCATTATGTCTTGGCCTTCTCTTTCCACACATAATTTTGCTGTGAATAAGAGACTGTTTCATCTGGCAGAAGACCACTGCGATGAAAagtctggaaaaagaaaaaatgtccaACCACTATACAACCAGAAAATAGGATGTATGAAAAAAGGATAAGGGAAATGGCAACTTCACCTGGTCATGAGGGAAGAACAGGTGCAGGGAATAAAGAAGATGCCCAGTGATCACCCTCAGGTGCTAGAAGAATCACCGCAGGAAACTCAAGGTAGCTATATACTGATGGCTCACTAGGAGACCCAAATAGAAATGGGGTCAAATTACAGCAACAAAGAATGTACCACACCTAGAAAACGTTAATTCTgcacaggggggaaaaaaaaaaagccttgctagttgccgttgagcccattctgactcatggcaaccccatgtgcttcagagtaaaactgtgggctccataaggttttcacaaaCGTGCTCttttagaagcaggtcaccaggcctttcttctgaggtacctgtggatgggtttaaattgccaacctttcgatgagtagctgagcactcaaccatcTATGCCACCCAAAGATTCCTCTGTTTTGAGGAGACAGGGTGCCTAACCACTGTGGCTAGAAATTTGATTTCACTGAGGATATCAGATCTGATCGTGTTTCTCTACTTTTCAGAAACTTTCTTTGGTTCCTTAATGCCTCTCAAATTATGTAATATTCCCAACCTGGCCACTGTAAGGCCTTAGCTTAGCTTTCAGGCCTCATTTTATACCGGAAAGATACCATGCATCTTAAGTGAACCTTTTAACCCAAAGTGTCCGTAAAGCATGTGAGTCTTCTATGGATTTTCTCATACGTTAAGATATTCACATTGCCTTCACCCATTCATCTCTGCTTATCAAAATTCTCTTgttgagacagaaagggccacataaatcagagactacatcagcctgagaccagaagaactgatggtCCCTGGatacaaccgacgactgccctgacaggaaacacaacagagaacctctgagggagcaggagagcaatgggatgcagatcccaaattctcataaaaagaccagatttaatggtctgactgagactagaaggaccctggaggttatggtccccagatcttctgttagcccaagacgggaaccattcccaaagccaactcttcagacagggattggactggactataagataaaaaatgatactggtgaggagtgagcttcttggatcaagtagacacatgacatcacgtgggcagctcctgtctggaggggagatgagaaggcagagagggacagaagctggctgaatggacacggaaatggagggtggagagaaggagtgtgctgtctcgttagggggagagcaactaggagtatacagccaaagtgtatataaatttttatatgagagactgacttgattagtaaaccttcacttaaagcacagtaaaaattaaaaaaaaaaaaaattctcttgttgttgttaggtgccgtcgagtcagttccaactcatagtgaccctatgttcaaaagaacaaaacactgcccagtcctgactcatcctctcaatcattgctatgcttaagcccactgttgcagcccctgtgtgaacccatcttgttgaaggtctacATATTCTTTAAGATCCATTTCAAATGCTACTTTCTCCAAGAAGCTTTTCTTTTCTGTGACCCTCCATGGTGCTCTGTATTTTTCTTGTGGCACTACTGTTACCTCCTTTCATCATACTCATCCTTGTACACTGCAAGCTCCTTCAGGGGACAGATGGTGGCATATTCGTCCTTATACTCAGCCTGCAGTGCTAGCACTGTCCCTTACTCACAGGAGGttgtcaataaatgtttgctgagctATAAGTGACAGAATTCTTTATTCCAGGACAGTCTACACTGAATCCTTTCAAGATACATTTTAATAGAATCAAAAAATGACCCTGGAAGTTTTGCCCATATAGACTTGACACTTCCAGTAGAGGTGCTTTCCCAATATCTAAATAATTCCACATCATCTTAACTGACTCAACTAAATGAAGATTTTCTGGGTATCAGTGTGCCACAAGATACACAATGAATGAAGACCTTAAAACTTTAATTGAAGTATAAATATTTACACGGAGAAAAGTAAGTATAAAGttcaatgaattttcacaaactgaacacAGCGTGTAACCAGCATCCagtaaaagaaatacaacaaaagaTCCCCACTGACATCCCTCCAGTCACAACTACATCGTCCTGCCTCCAAGGGTAACTATGATCATGACATCTAATATAACATACATTAGTTTTTCCTCTTACATAAATGCACTCTTCTGTGCTTTTTGCTTGACGTTGTGAAATTCCTAAGAACTGTTCTCATCTTCCTGGAGCTCATAGATAAGAACAGATTGAGTTATAAAAACCTGCTTGACAGTCTCTATGGAGAAGTCCATCAGAACTTCTGAAGATACAAAGGCTTTCATACCTTACCTTACCAAACTCAGCAATAAGTCACCACCTGTCCTTCTTCCTTTAATGCTCAACCCCACCCCAGCTGGCCATCCAGCTCTGTAGTCTCCCTATAACGAGCTTTGCTCTCTTACTGCTTTGCTCTCTTACTGCTCGGTCAGGACAGCCTTGCACATACAAGAATGATGATGCACAGATGGCCAGCTGACTTCTGGCtcgctttaaagtgttataacAATGCTTGGCATGTCCCCTGGAGTCCAGGTTGGGGGAAGCAACGGAATTTACACTTCAAATCAATCACTCTTGCTGCTCATCAGCAAATCTCAGTTAAAAATGTTTGAGGAGGGCATAATGTTGTTGGGCTGCACCTTTTATGATTCTATTGTTGCATGGATAATCAAGAGCTGGCTATACATATCATCATTATATGCCCATAAATTCCCTGAACACAAACCGATACGTGTATGCGTTAGGAAGAAAGGAGTCCtggggctcagtggttaagcccttggctgctaaccaaaaggttggtggttcgaacccatcagcaactccatgaagaaagatgtggcagtctgcatatgtaaaagatttatggccttggaaaccctatggaacagttctacttggtcctatagggctgctacgagtcagaatcgacttgacaagcaatgggtttgattaggAATAAAGTTATGAGAGTCCTCAATCCTTCATTTAATCTGGATGTGGCACTGAgggtaggtccctgggtgatgcaaatgttttgccactgactactaacctaaaggttggtggttcaaacctacctggcAGCACCacggaaggcctggcaatctgctttggtaaagcttacaggcaagaaaaccctatggaacagttctactctgtaacacacggggttgctgtaagtcagaatcggcctgacggcaatgggtttggtttggttttggcactgAGAGGAGCTATATAGTGCAGCTTTGTTTCACAGGAGGACATGAGGGAGGAGGACAAAGGTTCACGGATCACCTCTAGTCAACAACATGTATGTGGACTCTAAATCAGGAGACATGTGTTCTAGTTTTGAGGCCAACACTGAATAGCTGTGTGTTCTTGGGTAAATCGAGTCACACCTGTGGGCTTCGACTTCCTAATCTATAAAACGAGGAGAACCAGATGATTCAGaggtttgttgatgttgttaggtgctgtcgagttcattccaactcatagggaccctgtgtacatcagaacgaaacactacccggtcctgtgccatcctcatgatcgttgttatgcttgtgcccattattgcagccactgtgtcaatccatcttgtgaagggccttcctcttttccactgacgctctacttctccaagcatgatgtccttctctagggactgatccctcctgacaagatgtccaaagtataggagatgaagtctcaccttcttgcctctaaggaacactctggctgtactttttccaagacagatttgttcgtccttcccgcagtccatggtgtatttaatattctttgccaacgccctaactcaaaggcgtcaattcttcttctgtcttccttattcattgcccagcttttgcatgcatatgaggcgagtgaaaacaccatggcttgggttaggcacaccttagtcttttaaagtgatgtctttgctttttaatgctttaaagaggtcttttgcagcagatttgcccaacgcaatgcactgtttgatttcttgattgattCAGAGCTAACACTGTGTAATTCCATGAACTGTAACCCACGCTATCTTTGCTATGAGACAGTATCAGGTCATAGTCAAGACCATGGGCTCTAGAGAATGACTGCTTTGGTTTCCATCCTGGTACCACTCttatgagctgtgtgaccttgcacaAATGACATCCTttgtggcctcagtttcctcttctgtaaaatggagatactaATTCTTCAAAGAGCTGCAAACAGAATTAAGTGAGACAGTTCATATAATATGCTTCAAGAGCTCCTGGCACATAGTGtgggttcaataaatgtttgccatTGTGACTGTcccaatttcatttttaaaaatgtacctgTATATAAAAAACTGAAAGGAAAACAAACTCCAAAGTGTTAACAATGGTTATCTTTGCACCCTCAGGTTATaagaattctttttattttttaattatgctttcatatttcctgatttaaaaaaaaaaaaaatgaacacttgTTACTGTTTTGGCAGAAAACAAGCTGTTTTTAGAATTGTCCCCCTAGTCTTTTTCAGTTCTCCTAGAATTACTCGGCTATTATGACCTGACAGGAAAGGCAGATCACCAGCATTAATGAAATGCTTTTCCACTGTTTCTGATAGCATTTTCCTTCCAGCAGAGAGGCATTTCCACTGTCACTTCAATGCTCTGGAACAAAGGCTAAGGAAAAGCCTGAGCCCTGGACAGACGTCACACATGGGCACTGAGTCATCTCTGCAATGAACCAAACCTCCAGCACAACGCCCCATATTAGCTCACCTTACACACTGGGATGGCCAGGCACAACCCAACCATATCAGTGCTGCTCAGAACACACTGGTCAGCCCTCAAGAAAGGGCTGTCTCCTGTGTCAAGTTCAGATTCACTACCTAAAGCTCCAGGAAATGAACAAAAAGAGGACAACCTGTGCTGAGGCACACCACCTAAACCCTTACCCAACAGAACTGGAAAGGAGAATGTGGGGGATGGGGGGGAACTCCACAAGGAACATGCAGGGGAATAGAGAGGCCAGAACGACAGGTCTGATAACAACTGCTTACTTACTCTCCATGGCCTGATACAATGAGCCTTTGCTTAGAAAAAGCTGCCTGAGCTCAGATATACAAGGAGAGAGTCAGGCCCTTCAAACTGGCTGCCATTTCCAAAGCAACAGATATTTCATAGTACATGTGAGTGCAGTTTTACAGGCAGGCCCAAAAAGAGCCACCACGTTCAGTATCCAAAAGTTTTCCCAAATCTTTGTGGCCTAGGTGTCCAAATCAATAAAGCCGACATCCTGTAGGATTATTCATTTTAGCTGCTAGCGTGGTCCCTAAAGGAGGTGTCTTTATATCTTCTACCAGAAGAACATGAACTTTATACCCCTTTTCTACGAGTACTATATATGATACCATTAAACCACCCTCCTTCTTGCTATGTTGTGGTCACTTGACCTGCACTTGCAAAATGTCTTGTTAGGAATGCTAACCAAACCATTGGACTCTAGCATCAAACACTTGGTGTTCTTGCTAACTGACTGAACCTGTagtggaaa
The DNA window shown above is from Elephas maximus indicus isolate mEleMax1 chromosome 4, mEleMax1 primary haplotype, whole genome shotgun sequence and carries:
- the TMCC3 gene encoding transmembrane and coiled-coil domain protein 3, with product MPGSDTALTVDRTYSDPGRHLRCKSRVERHDMNTLSLPLNIRRGGSDTNLNFDVPDGILDFHKVKLAADSLKQKILKVTEQIKIEQTSRDGNVAEYLKLVNSADKQQAGRIKQVFEKKNQKSAHSIAQLQKKLEQYHRKLREIEQNGASRSSKDISKDNLKDMQPSLKDAHMKSRTAPHSMESSKSGMPGVSLTPPVFVFNKSREFANLIRNKFGSADNIAHLKNSLEEFRPEASARAYGGSATIVNKPKYGSDDECSSGTSGSADSNGNQSFGAGGASMLDSQGKLTMILEELREIKDTQAQLAEDIEALKVQFKREYGFISQTLQEERYRYERLEDQLHDLTELHQHETANLKQELASIEEKVAYQAYERSRDIQEALESCQTRISKLELHQQEQQALQTDTVNAKVLLGKCINVILAFMTVILVCVSTIAKFVSPMMKSRFHILGTFFAVTLLAIFCKNWDPILCAIERIIIPR